The genomic window GAAAAAGTAACGACGGCGAACAGTGCACGTGAACAGTGCGCACGAATAGTATTTCTGGTGAACAGTGCGAACGTGAACAGTGCCGTCAATGAACAGTAGCGTATGAACAGTATCACGGTGAACAGTGCCACACACAAAATCGGTTGTCGTGATCAGACCGTAAAcacgacggcggctagggttttgcggaagcgagacccccaaaatcgggagctctcgataccatgtagaaaataataagtgaatactgttgtgtgttattcctcagctcaaggctggtttaaataggaagagtacaaacataaaaggaaataatagataagcttagaatctcctagaaataacaaactaggaaactaaatattttccaacataGAGGATCCTTGTTATAATTTGTAAATTCCTTGTTATTATTTCACAGATATATCATTGTAATTATAGATCTGTTGCAATTTCTGCATAATGCACACATCATTCTACATCTTATATGTCACAAATAACAGAACATCAATTTGATCAccaaaataattcaatattcAGGCATAGCGGCTTGGATGAGAAATATCACAAATCACGATCCTATTCCTCGTTGCTTAATCCTAAAATGCTTGGAGCATGTAATTATCATTTATATATCTGCATGTCAAGTTAAACATTCATCTCATTTGAAAATTTTCCATGCAGAAAAGGAAAGACGATGCCACAGAAGCCCTTGATTCTTTATACAATGAAATACGGCCTGCCATCGAAGAACACGAGAGGGACACACAAGACAGCGTATCTACAACAGTAGCAGAGAAGTGGATACAAGCTTGCTGCCTAAAACTGAAGGCGGAGTTTGATCTTTACTCGTCAATTGTTAGAAATGTTGGCTGTAATACCCAAAGGGCACCCCGCCAAGCAAAACCTACCGAAGCAGACAACGAAAACAAAATTAAGTTGTTGACAGATTGACATTCCAATCACATTCACCCTCACCctcatctaatctaatctaatctgtAACTGATGATTCACAGAATATATTGGCAACTTTGAGAAACATCGTTTTTGAAATTCTTAATAGAAATAATCTAGGACTTGATGAAGAAATCCATAATCTGTGTCTATTATTTTGCCATGTTATGCTGTCTACAACAAATTCATTTACCGTGATGAAATTCATTGTGAGTGAGCAACACATGTTTCACAAAGGAAATTCAGTCATTGACTCCAACAACACATTCCCTCTAAAGTCAACTAGTACCAACCAATAACAGATCATAGTTACTCCAGCTCAGCATTCCAAAGTTAAACAATATGAAGTGTTGGGCACGTGCCCAAGTAAGAGTTTCTCACAAAAGAAACATAGCAGAGTATGAATGATTTAGTCAAGATATAGAAACAAAACACGTTGACTAGTCTAGTCAACTCTCCCACAAACATCACCTTCCTCGAAATTACACCTTTTTATTAACACCATTCAATTCTATTCCATTTCATTCCCTTTTCTCCTTCTCTCTCAATCATTTCACTCTTTCTATTCTTATGGAACACGGCTTCCAAGCCATCTTGGCTGCAATCGCCAGCTTCATCGTCGTCACAGTCATATTCGCCGTCATCATTCTCATCTGTCAGTACCGGAAAGCCGTTCAAATCCGCCGTAACAACCAGATCCGAACCCGACCACTTCGAAACACAAACCATTACCCAACCAGTTCCAATTCCTTCCTGGCGGTGGACGCTAGCTGGTCATGGGATCCCAATCTCAAAATCTCCATGGAAGAACTCTCCCGTGCTACAGATAACTTCTCCCCGCTCCGCATCGTCGGTGATGGAAGTTTCGGTATGGTTTACAAAGCTCAACTCTCCACCGGCGTCTTCGTCGCCGTGAAAAAACTCTCCCCCGACGCCTTCCAAGGATTTCGCGAATTCGCGGCGGAGATGGAGACACTAAGCAAGCTTTTCCACCGTAACATCGTTAAAATCCTCGGTTATTGGGCTTCTGGACCTGAACGGTTACTCGTTTACGAGTATATCGAAAAAGGAAACCTCGATCAATGGCTTCACGAACCTTCTTCTCCGACGCAACCAAACGACGACGTTTTGTCCACTGATATTATTCGTTCTCCTTTGTCTTGGGAAACAAGAGTCAACATAATTCGTGGTGTTGCTCATGGGCTTTGTTATTTACATGGGCTTCAGAAGCCCATTATTCATAGAGATATCAAAGCTAGCAATGTCTTATTGGACTCTGAATTTCAGGCCCATATTGCTGATTTTGGGCTCGCACGTAGGATGGATAAATCGCATTCGCATGTGTCAACGCAGGTCGCGGGTACTATCGGTTACATGCCACCGGAGTATCGAGATGGGTCTAATGTAGCAAACCAGAAAGTTGATGTTTATAGTTTTGGAGTCTTGATGATCGAAACTGTATCGGGCCATAGGCCCAATTTGGCTGTGAAATTGGAGGGAAATGATATTGGGCTTGTTAATTGGGCCAGGAAGATGAAGGAAAGGAACACTGAGATGGAGATGCTAGATGTAAATATTCCAAGAGAAGGGTTGAAGGAGGAGAGTGTTAGGGAGTATGTACACATTGCTTGTATGTGCACTGGTGAGTTACAGAAAGATAGGCCTGAAATGCCAGAGGTTGTCAAATTATTGGACTCAATGCCCCTATGAAGGATGATTTATTGAGTTCACAATTTCGAATTTATCATCAGATACATGTAAATAGATAGATACATTCAGAGGAAATGCTATGGCTAGTAGCATCAGATTGATGTAATTAAATTGTATTGctctaaaattaattatatatattagtttttattCGGTTGATGAATGTTATCTAGTGAGCACATTTTCTCTTGTTGATGCTGCCAATTG from Trifolium pratense cultivar HEN17-A07 linkage group LG1, ARS_RC_1.1, whole genome shotgun sequence includes these protein-coding regions:
- the LOC123913406 gene encoding probable receptor-like protein kinase At2g42960, which codes for MEELSRATDNFSPLRIVGDGSFGMVYKAQLSTGVFVAVKKLSPDAFQGFREFAAEMETLSKLFHRNIVKILGYWASGPERLLVYEYIEKGNLDQWLHEPSSPTQPNDDVLSTDIIRSPLSWETRVNIIRGVAHGLCYLHGLQKPIIHRDIKASNVLLDSEFQAHIADFGLARRMDKSHSHVSTQVAGTIGYMPPEYRDGSNVANQKVDVYSFGVLMIETVSGHRPNLAVKLEGNDIGLVNWARKMKERNTEMEMLDVNIPREGLKEESVREYVHIACMCTGELQKDRPEMPEVVKLLDSMPL